From the Candidatus Omnitrophota bacterium genome, one window contains:
- a CDS encoding transketolase C-terminal domain-containing protein: MTGGQAAFPMVLWADMQGRAPYQAGQHADAGLESCYARLAGLKVVIPSNPYDAKGLMISAIRDVDPVVFCQYPVPASGPEVPDEPYTIPIGEAAVRTEGKDITIVGYAPQTVEISKAVTELRQRGISAEFIDPRTLAPLEPVMETIIASVKKTGRLLTADDGSYSFCNGAEIIARTAEATSGVQFKRLAFPDAPPPGAPEMIGYMRVSANDIIAAAEKMVRG, translated from the coding sequence ATGACCGGCGGACAAGCGGCTTTTCCCATGGTGCTCTGGGCTGATATGCAGGGCCGAGCGCCTTATCAAGCGGGGCAACATGCGGACGCGGGACTTGAATCTTGTTATGCCCGGCTCGCGGGACTGAAGGTCGTCATACCTTCCAATCCCTACGATGCCAAAGGCTTAATGATATCCGCCATTCGAGACGTGGATCCGGTTGTGTTCTGTCAATATCCAGTTCCGGCTTCCGGTCCCGAGGTTCCTGACGAACCTTATACGATTCCCATCGGAGAGGCCGCCGTGCGGACCGAAGGGAAAGATATTACCATTGTGGGCTATGCCCCGCAGACGGTCGAGATTTCCAAAGCGGTTACGGAATTACGCCAGCGCGGAATCAGCGCCGAATTCATAGATCCGCGCACCTTGGCGCCTTTGGAGCCGGTGATGGAAACCATCATCGCTTCCGTAAAGAAGACCGGCAGACTTTTGACTGCCGATGATGGCAGTTACAGTTTCTGCAATGGCGCGGAAATTATAGCCCGAACAGCGGAGGCGACGTCCGGCGTTCAATTCAAACGACTGGCGTTTCCAGACGCCCCGCCGCCCGGCGCGCCGGAAATGATCGGGTACATGCGGGTCAGTGCTAATGATATTATTGCGGCGGCGGAAAAGATGGTACGCGGGTAG